GCAACGTTTCGCACGCCGCTTGACTCACCGGTTCGACAACTCGGCAGAATACACgttcgaggacgaagaCACGGACCTGCTCATCGAGCGTCTGTACGAGTCGGGCCACTTCCTCGTATATACACACGCGTACGAGGAGCAGGGCACGTACGTCTTCGCCGATGGGTCGTTGTGGGACCGCCacagcgacgtcgagcagctgctgTTCCGTGCATTTGCCCTCAACTTGAGCGGCGAAGCCTACGGGAGAAGTCTCGAGCCAATCAACGGGTTGTtgaccgacgccgaggacgaggacgaggacgaagacgacgcGCGGTACCTCCTGCTGGTGTCACCACGGCAGTCGTTCGCCTGGACGGGCGCGGTCATGACAATCGAGGTCTCTGGCTCTGTCGATTTCCGGCTCGAAGACAGCCGCATCCGCTTGATTGCCGACGGACCGATGGCTCGTCTCAACCACTGCAAGATGTATTTTGCCCGCTCGTTCATCGAccccgagagcgaggccccaccttccttcgAGCCAAGCTGCATCGTCGAGGCGCAAGCCCACTTACCAAAGGTCAAGCGAGAGCTTAAGCGGAtcgcgcgagctgcgcacAGATTATCTGAGTGGATCATCGAGTCGGCGGCGCACGTCAAGGGGGCCTTAAACGGTGGTGCCAGCACGCAGGACTTGATCGAAAACTGGTACTTATTCGCCAGCGACCACGGACACCGTGTCGCAGTGCACATGGACTCACAGGCCTGGGCCCGGTTCTCACGGTTGCTCATGAGGCTTGCTATCTCATGGGTGTCGTTCATCTGTGACAACTGCGACCCGACCGACCGCAAGACGTTCCGCTGGACCGTCAACGCACTCGAGTATGCCATGTTAATGACGCGCGGCAATAACATCCTCCACTTGAATAAAGGGGAGTTTGCACTTCTCAGGTCCAAAGTTGCCAACTGCATGACCCTGCTCATCAGCCACTTTGACATTCTtggggcgaggtcgagcatCGAGGCAAAGAAGGAAGCCGAGAGGCTCGAGGCCCTCCGTCGCATGGCGCACATGTACGACTTGAACGATGAGGACGGTTACCTCTTGCCAAGAACACCGTCGCCATCGAGCGGGAACCGGGTACAAGCCAAAATCGACCGCTCCCTCCGACTGGTGAGAGAGGACCGTCTCGCGATGatcaacgagctcgacaccCGCCTCGCCTTGCTTAGTGGCGACCAACACCTCGTCGGTCGGGTGCTTGACGAAGAGGTCAGCGAAGATCGTGCCCTCGTGTTCCTCGCCGCGAGCTCCAGTAATATTTCCCTGCGCTGGCAACAGGGCGGTTACATTGGTGGCGGTGCCAACGGATCGGTTTACCTCGGCTtcaacctcgactcggGTGGTATCATGGCAGTCAAGGAGATCCGCGTTCAGGATATCACGAACTCTCCAGCCCTATACAAACAGATtaaggacgaggcggacgtGATGCAGATGCTCAAGCACCCCAACATTGTCGACTACTACGGCATCGAAGTGCACCGCGACCGCGTATACATCTTCGAGGAGTACTGTCCTGGTggctcgctcgccaacaTCTTAGAACACGGCCGcatcgaggacgaagaggtCACAAGCGTCTACGCATTCCAGATGCTGCTAGGCCTAGAATATCTACACTCTAGAGGAGTCGAGCATCGCGACGTCAAGCCAGACAACATCTTGTTAGGCGCGAACCAGGTCCTCAAGTATGTCGACTTTGGTGCGGCCAAGGTCATTATCAAGGGCAACCGCACTATGGCCAAAACACGGGCCCTCAATAGAGGCGGGCCGGCCGGCGAAAGGCCGGCGGTGATGAACTCGCTAGCAGGCACGCCAATGTACCTTGCGCCCGAGGTGATCAAGGGCGGCACAGGTCGTTTAGGCGCGTCTGACATCTGGGCGATGGGCTGCTGCATCCTCGAGATGGTCACAGGCCGGAAACCTTGGTccaacctcgacaacgAGTGGGCAATCATGTTCCACATCGGCATTGCGACGCAGCATCCGCCACTGCCCGAACCAGGGCAGATGAGCCCCGAGGGTATCGACTTTATCCAACAATGTCTGGCGCTTGATCCCATGAAGCGCCCAACCGCAGATGAGCTCTTCAACCACAAGTGGCTCGGCGCATTGAAGAATCTGGTGAGTAACCTCAATATGATGTGGGACTGACAAGTAGCGTGATCAGCAGATGGCACTTGGCAACTCGCCAACGGTCTCGACGATGCCGTCCCACTTCAGCAGCCTGAGCTACGACTCACCAACTGACTTCCGGCTCTTTGGCCCAGACTCGCCATCACCGTCCATCACCTTTGACCACCCCCCAATCCATCTCCCACCACTGGTACACGCAACGACGGCCGACTCGGGCGTCACACCGACTCCTGCGCCGTCAACGCCTGCTGTTACGCCACTTTTGCCGACGTGGGCCGGCGGGCAGGGAATGTTAGACTCTGCACCGGCAGGGTACGAGGCGATGACGGCTACGTCGCCGGCATGCGAATCTGTGGCGACAGTCTCGACGCCTTCTGTCACCGAGCCGCCCGGTGTCATGCCCGACATGGCTACAGCTACAGAGCTAGGCGGCGCTGCGTCGCATGTACCCGTCACATCTGGACTGCCTGTTCAGAGTATGGTGTCAGGCTCGGAGCCCACTGCTTTTGCGGGGTTACCGGCGTCATCGGCGTGCGAGTCGCCAGACGTCAACTTTGCTGCACACGAGGAGTAGCGTTATTTCACGGTCGCCATCATGGTTACATGGGAACAGCGGAGTTTCTTGGGTTAACTAGCTAGGTCGTTTTGTTTGTGCTGTTCCCTATCTATGTATGTATCCGTgccactcgccacccaactcgaGGTGAATCCACCCTGGGATTATGCGGCAAAACGAGTGTGGCACATGGCAGGGTGGGCCTGTTCCTTGAGGATCGTGGAATTGAAGGATTTTGATTCCGCGGCTCGAAAGCTACAGGCTGTATTCAGTCCATGGCTTTCGCTTACGGCGTACGGTGTACGGCGTGAGAGGCCATGGCCATGGGAGGATGCAGCCATTGTGTGGGGTGGGCCCTGGCTGTCTCCCCAGgcccaccctccccctgCGCCTGTTGTTCAGATTGTTTGATtcttctcttcttcttAACTAGCTAATTCCTACAAGAGAATCGCTAGTTGCATCACAGCGTGAGTTTCCTCCCCACCTTGAACCCCGCGCTCGCACCTCCGTTCTcggccctcgccacccagtATCGTCGCCGACTCCGACTTTGATGATACACTTCCCAAACGAAGGTtgggtggatggatgaCTGAGCGCGTGAGCGGCGAAATTTCTCTGGCTATTCAATTCATGTCATCGCTACCTCTATTGtccacccaccacccaacACCACCATCCATTGTCGACTCGACCCATCCATCCTCTTCTCTATTTGCTTTCATCCATtacaccttccttccctccttctcttcaAGGTCTGCAGCTTACACTTCAGCTCTTAAAAAAACCCACGTCAACGCCTCACTAAACCTACGTGGTCGACCCACCCCGAAAACTACAAAACCAAAAcatcaccttcctcgccatgTCGTCCGACACTGCTTCTACCGCCCCCGCTGCGGCCGCGCCCCCCTCGCCTACCCCCGCTGCGGCTCCCGCACCCGCCGCTGCTGGTTCGGGCCCTGTGCAGCCCGCGCCTACCTCCACGActggccagcagcagcccggctcgtcggcgtcgctctACGTCGGTGAGCTCGACCCCTCGGTCACTGAGGCAATGCTCTTTGAGATCTTCAACATGATCGGCCACGTCGCGTCCATCCGCGTCTGCCGCGACGCTGTGACCCGTCGTTCGCTTGGCTACGCCTACGTCAACTACATCAACGCggcggacggcgagcgcgccctcgagcacctcaaCTACTCCCTGATCAAGAACCGCCCGTGCCGCATCATGTGGAGCCAGCGCGACCCCGCTCTCCGCAAGACTGGCCAGGGCAACATCTTCATCAAGAACCTTGACGACAAGATTGACAACAAGGTGAGTGCAATCAAGGGCAGGGGAAGGTGGCAAAAGTGGACAGTGACTGACACTAACAGGCCCTCCACGACACGTTTGCCGCGTTCGGCAACATCCTTTCGTGCAAGGTTGCCACCGACGAGAACGCCAACTCGCGCGGCTTCGCCTTCGTCCACTACGAGACTGGCGAGGCAGCCGAGGCAGCGATCAAGTCGGTCAACGGCATGCTTCTCAACGACAAGAAGGTCTACGTCGGCCACCACGTCTCGAAGAAGGAGCGCCAGTCTAAGGTTGAAGAGCAGCGTGCCAAGTTCACCAACGTCTTCATCAAGaacctcgaccccgagatCGACCAGAATGGTCTCGATGACCTCTTCAAGCCTTTTGGCGAGATCGTCTCGGCTGCTCTTGGCAaggatgacgacggcaagggcaagggctTCGCCTTTGTCAACTACGTCTCGCAcgaggctgccaaggccgccgttgacgagctcaacgACAAGGACATCAACGGCCGCAAGCTCTACGTCGGCCGCGCCCAGAAGCGTGCTGAgcgtgacgaggagctccgccgcctccacgACGAGAGACGCCAGGAGAACGAGTCCAAGACTGCCGGCGTCAACCTCTACGTTAAGaacatggacgacgagtgggaCGACGACCGCCTCCGCCAGGAGTTTGACTTTGCCGGCACCATCACCTCGGCCAAGGTCATGCGCGACGACAAGGCTGTGTCGCGCGGCTTCGGGTTTGTCTGCTTCTCGTCGCCTGACGAGGCCACTCGCGCCGTCCAGGAGATGAACGGCAAGATGATCGGCACCAAGCCCCTCTATGTCTCGCTCGcgcagaagaaggaggtcCGCCGCCAGGCTCTCGAGTCGCAGATGCAGCAGCGCAACGCCCAGCGTCTCCAGTACGCCGCTGCCAACGGTCTCGGCGGCCCCCAGGGCTACATGCAGACACCCATGTACGGCTACCCCCCGATGGGCCCTTACGGCAACCCCATGATGCCCGTTCGTGGTGTGGTCGGCGGCTACCCCGGTGCTCCTCCCATGATGGGTGCTCGTCCCGGTGCTCGCTACCCATCTGGCCAGCCTGGTGCCCCAGTCCCCATGGGCTACATGCCGCCCAACGCCCAGGGCGCCTACCCCGGCATGCCTCCCAACTACCCCGTCCGCCCCGCAGGCAacgctcgtcctcccaccGCTCCTGCTGCCGCCCGGCCCGGCTCGTCGCCTGTCGGCGCCCAGCAGGGCCTTCCCCGTGGCCAGGTCCCcgcggctcgtcctcagGCAGAGGGTGCCGCTCCCCAGCCCCGCCTGAACGCCCAGGCTCTTGCCCGTGCTTCGCCCATTGAGCAGAAGCAGATGCTCGGCGAGGCTATCTACCCCCTCATTCACGACTCGcagcccgagctcgccggcAAGATCACCGGCATGCTTCTCGAGATGGACaacgccgagctgctgcacctcgtcgagtcTCCCGCTGCCCTTACTGagaaggtcgacgaggcgctccgggtcctcgaggactggggcaaggacggcaaggagggtgacgttgagggtgaggttgaggagaaggaggttgaggccgagggcgagaagggcgacgaggagaagaaggagtAATCCACTCCCTCTCACCTTCATTTGACTTTGCCTGTCGTTCCTCTTCCTTTCGCTCCGCTCCCTCGTCCCAACCCACACTAGTTCTTGGAAGAGACCCCTCATCCGACCCCGTTCTTATCCCAAGAACGTAGCCCCCCATCTATGTACATCTCTTCCCATGGCTTATCTGGCTCCCCCTCCCTATATAGCCGCCAGACCTTTCCTCTTAGACCGCGCACGTTCAGTCGAGTGTACGATGGTGTGAGGGGGCTGATATGCAACGACTTTCTCTCTTGTACAAAACAAGCGAGAGCGTAGCTCGAGCCGTCAATAGCAATTGAGCAAGCAGGTGTACAGCTTGTGCTAACGTTGAGGCCAGGGAACACCAGAGTAAGGCGCAGCCATAGATGGCTTAGGTGGGCTACTTGGGGCCTCAATTTACACCCTGCAGCCGTGGGGTTGACCTCGGTTGTGTGTTGTGTGCATCAAGAAGCGAGCTGTAAATTCGTGATAACAAAGTCGCTCGCCGGATCGCCGTTGGCCAAGTCTACCCCCACCGGCAACCCCACGGTTAAGTCCGACCCCGATGGACGGACGCCCGAGCGCGACCACGGGTCTGAGCGACCGCGTCTACGCATGCCTTGCAcaggagggtgaggacaTGTCGGGCCCTGAGGATGACGCGCCCGAGCGAGTCGTGTAGGTCAGTTGTGTGACCATGTTGGGAGGTGAGTGAGCATGGGTTTAGTGGCGGTCAGCAGAGCTTCTCGGGGCTGTTGTCAGGTTGTCAAGTCGTTTGCAATGCTCCACGGCATGCGGACATGCAGGCATGCGCTTCGCGATCTTGCGATCTCATCCCGGCCCATCAGAACTCCGTTGGGTTCACAAGCCTACCAGCAGCCAGCACCCAGGCCTGCAGTCAGAGCCAAACAGCTGCAATACAGTTTTGAAATGGATTCGTTGAGCAGCTGAGGAGCAGCAACTCGACGTGCCGCATGCGCCGCACACGCGTCAAACTCATACCTTGACACCTTCCCAACAAAGTAACTTAGTGTACAAAGTCAGACCTCATCGTTGTGGTAGGAGGCACGGATGCCGAGATTCGACATGTCCATCTAGGGATGCTGAGCTAAGTCCCAGCACCAGTGAGGATGTTGTCATGTGGATAAGGCGGTGCAGCTGCCACCACCCATTGAGGAGCTGCAGGTACAGGTACACTCCACTGCTCACTACTACTCTACTCTTAACGGCGAGGAACAGTGCCAGGTGCCGCGGGCCAAACGCGATGTCTTGTTGTGTTGCGTCGGACGGAGCTTGTGGCCGAATCTGAAGTGAGACTTATGAGGATGACGTTGGTCAGAGCACGACCGTTGGTGATGCCTGCCTGCCTGTATGTCTAGTTACTTGGATACATACAAACACCACTCGGAGTGCTAATATACGACTAGGATCAGCAGGATCAGCCGAATGATGCCGACAACGTCCCATCAACGTTGGATGAAACGTCGGTCACAGATCAGATCAGGAGATGCTCTGTACCCCTGGCCCTAGGGGTTCACCACAGTCACGCCGTTTCAGATTCGTCGGTTCTGTGCGGGAAGCTGACGTTTATGAATGCATATCGTGATATCGTGACGGCGTCGTAATTTTAAAGCAAACGTTTCAGAGGAGAGAAGGGCGGAAGGCTGCTGGTACGGCCAGTGGGCCGGATCAGAAAGCGTCACGGAACGGGTTGGAGCAAGCGGAGTGTTCTGTAAATCGTACAGTTGTACAGACGTACAGGTGCGAACTGTTGTGCTCAGGTCTGGTTGCAGTTGGCAAGCAGGGGCGAGGTCGATAAGGCCCTCACAGCAGTCACAATTCACACTTCCGCGTCGGTTTCGGATCCGGTTGCGGGCCTCACAGGCTCGGTGTTTCGGACGCGACGTATAGCGCTCATGATGTAAGCGGCTGAGTGGCTGATCCAGATCCAGCGGATGTCGTTAATATTGTAACTCCCCAGTTCCAAGTGTTCAAGGGAGGGCTTGGCAGTCGAAATGGAACACGTCAGAACGCATAAATGTGATCGTCAATTGAAACGCATGAAACGGGGTGGTGCAGAATGCACACTTTGGCCGAACGATGACTATGCTTTTACGAGCGCCAGCTAATGAGCTGCGATTCAACGAGTTGAATTTAGCAACTGCCCGTGCATGTGGTGAGGTACAGGGCGCACAGACGGCGACACGACAGCAAGCTCAAGCACCACCCCATTCCAAAATGCTGCGCATGCCGTCTACTGTCACCATTTGcgtactcggcctcggtgaaAGGCCTTGCTCATGGGCCGTGGCCCATAGTCTGCGGCCTATCAATATATCCAAGTCTAGTCCTACACCCATGACGCggccccccccccccccccccccccccaacATCCAACTCCAATGTTTGCGGTTCCACGCAAGATTCGTCCCACTACCGCGGCACTGAGCCCGCACAGGTCCTGACCGCTACCGCGCCAACGTCATTCGGAGCGGTAGGGTGGCGGGGCACGCTTCGCGGAACACAACGCGTCCAAACTCTATCTTGTCTTGTTCTGGCCCAAACTCGATCTTAACACCTGAAAGTACACGGGGGCCCATGTAGATTTAGTCTGACACGCACGCGGCGCCACTTCCCCAACATGCCCAACAATTGACACACTCTATTTTGTTCACTGCATTCGCGCTGACCTTGACAAACAGTTTAATGCTGTTGAGCGTGACCTTACCGCAATCCAAGAGACTAGGTTGCCCTGAAAATAAACGTATGCTACCCTGGGTCCCTTGTGCCTGATGTGTCAAACTGGACACATCCAAACGCATGCTCAGGGCGATAGGTTGAACACCCTGTATAAGCTGAGTAGTAGTTGGGGAATAGTACCCTTAAATCCCTTTATTCCCAGGGGTTTGGGCCATTGCACCATTGCAGGCGGATCAAAAGAGTTTAGCAGTGAAAGAGTAACAAACGGACAACTCTAAACTCCTGTATCTGTCTCTCTCTTGACGACTACGACTTtactctctcactctcactctctcactctctcactcactctctctTCTACACACACACTCGCTAGATCATTCACACTGGCTGTGCAGTCATTGTCGCCACGgtcacctccttctccgcgCCATGCTCGCCATTTAAAAACAATTCGATTCCTTTAACCAACACcgccacaaccacaacaTTAGTGACTCCCTAGACGCACGAGCCTACCACCTTGTTGTgtctcctctccaccaATACACGAACCCTCTCACTCCCTCTCACGACCCCACTCTGACTCATCCCTCGGAGCTCCTTGCAACTTGCAAGCGCGCGTGAGCCGCCAAGACCCCACGCGTCCGCCCgacccccccccccacccatCATGTACCCACACCACGCTTCGGGTCaggcggccgccgcgccttcctcgtccacatcctccctctcctcgtcctcctcacgaCAGCACTACTATCCTCACCACATCCAACCGCTTCTGCGCCGGGGCCAGTCGGATCCTCCTCCACATTTCCAGCGTACCACTCCCCCtcgcccgtcgcgctcgtcctcgtccccgACAAATCTTCGAGACCGGAGAACCCCCACACCAACCCTCAACCAACATTCCTCATCTAGTCTTGTGCAGGAGCAAACGTCGCGTTACCCGATCTTCAGGCAGCACTCGACCCAGTTGTTGGACATTGGTTCATCCCCCGAACAACAACCAGCACGAACACTACCAAAGACAAAGAACCCTGCcccgcctccttccttccgcCTTCCTCCGTCAGACAACAAGCCGACGCTTCTCGACCGCCGTCGCGAATCCCTTCTCAACAACGCTTCTCTCCGAGTACATCCATTCATTGCCATGGGTAACTCGCAGACAAAGATTGCCGACTCTGACGACGGCAACGATAAAGTGCCAGCGTGCACAGCGCCAGTCCGCCACTGGGAGGGCAGCAACTACACAAAGGACTCTGTGACAAGCAAAAGCAGCCATGTGATGCCAGCCCCGACACCGACACCAACATCAGCTCACGGCCGCTCCATGTCTGTCATGCCAGACTCAACGCCTACCCTCGTCCTAACAGAGCGCTCGGGCACCATGGTGCACCAGCGCGCAGCCAGCGGAAGTGGCTCGGTCACAGCCGTCTctgtcaaggccgacccACCACAGCGTCGTGCCCTTGGTCTTGTGCGCAAAATCTCGTTCCGCTCGCGCCCAGATCGCGCCACCCCTACTACTCGCGCACCTGCGCCTGTGAGGGCATCATCTGCggatgacgccgagctgcttgcCACAAAGGACGACGAACTGGGGACAGCGCCTCCACCCAAGCTCACCATTTCGACCAGCCACAGTTCCGCTCTCACACGAGCTGCCTCTGTTGGCCATGCCACCCAGCCAGCCCGCCCGTTGCGCTCGACTCGCCGTTCAGCACAGATCGCTTTTGGTACCGGGGAGAGCCCAGCAGCCACTCCTGCAAAGGCGACTGCAAAGGAACAAGGaccctcaaccccgacgcGCCCTGCCAACCGCACTCTTGTCCCGCGCTCACCAACGATAGGCCCTATATCCCCTCGTCGGTCATCTCCGGGCAGCCCGCACCGCCAGTCAACGGCCACAGCACGTCGCGCAGAGCGCGAGTggaaggccaagctcgcggcCCTTACCGCTGGGCCTCCCAGCCCCGGGCGGTCGCGGCAGTCGAACGGTCCtcggccaccaccacgccgTGTCCCTCTCTCCGCTCCGCGCAGCCTGGGTTCTACAGACGGCCTCTCTGGCCGTATGGCCCAgtccctctccctctctcatCTGTCTTCCCTCGACGACACTGACTTGCGAATCCCGTTTACGTCGTGTCCGCCGCCTAACGCCCTCGACAGTATCAGCGAGTTCCCCGCGATCGACCACCCCGGCTCCGCCTTCACCGCACCCTCGACCGTCTTCACCGGCGTGTCTGGCATGAGCAAGTCGGCTTCGACCACAACGATCTCGCGCCCCAGCAAGCGTAGTCCGGGGTCGTcggtcgtcgcgctcccaGGTGTGCCAGAGTATGAGCGCACACCGCTCTCACCCATCGAGCAGGAGCCCGTGTCGCCCCCTGGGCCCATGAcgccggccgcgcgcgctggcCGCGCGCTGCCACCGTTCCATCACACGCACGCCCATCATTCCCCAGCCCCGTCGATCGCCAAGAGCTTGGCCCCAAGCACGAAGACTTTTGGGCCTGGGCCCTCGCCGATCCCGATGCCGCGTCCGCTCGACTGGACGCCCGATGATCGCATCATCGTCTCGCGCTCTTCCGTGCCCGACTTTGCACGCGTATCGTCTCCACCTCCCGTCCCAAGCCTGCCACCCGGTTTGCGACTGGCTGAGAAGACTCCACCCGCGCCGGCACCATCATGCGCACCGTCACCGATGCTCAAGCAGCCAATAGTACCTCCGCGTCGCTCTGAGAGCCGCCGCATCCCCGAAACCAAGCCGGTTGAGCCTGTGGTCATCAACGCTACGCCGAgtcaccgcctcgcccagctccGCCGGATCGAGACCAACTCGCCCAGCTCCGCCGGATCGAGACCAACTCGCCAGAGCCGCTCCCGCGCACGACGAGCCTGAGGCATGCACGCGAGGTTGCTGACTCGCCTTGTACTTCCACAGtggagatcgaggaggcgtcATCTTCAGACGCCATAAGCCACAAGCTGCGCTCCACGTACGACCTCACGCCGGGCCTCGAGAccggccgccgcccccgCAAGACCGGATTGCCCATGGACGATCTGCAGCGCTGGCTCGCTCAGACGGCCGGGGCGTAGACGGCCCGCAACCATAGCAGATAAGAAGTAAAGCCTCGCATAGCATCTCCCAGTCCCTGCAGGCCAGGCGGACACTCATCATGTTGTACACATTCCTATGCAGGTCTATGAGCACCACGAGTATGAGTgtgggaggaggccaaAGCCGTTGTGAGGCGCTGAACTCTGCCAACGAGAAGAACACGACGCACCGACATGTACTACAAGCTGGCTATAAACTCACGGCgcgtcgtcaacgtcgtcaacgtcgagaCGGCACTGCGCCAAATCTAGATGCGTCAGCATACCGTAGTGCCTACATGCCTTCGATACcgttgctgttgctgtcCGATGATATATATCTGTCGGTTCGCGGTGCCTGACACTACCTCAACGAACTCAACTCGTCCCATCTCCCACGCGTATTCTCTCTTACTATATTTCTCTCGCGCTATCTGAAACTAGCAGCGACAGTCTCGACGTTTGACGCGTATCTTGGACCAACGCGACGCGCTGACGCGCGCAAGGGTTTCGCTCAGATGGATGGTTCCTGTTCCGGGACGCCACCCAAGGTTTGCGTGATGCGTGACAGAGCTTGAAAGATGAAGAGGATCAAGACTATGCCATACAAGGTTTGATCTCTACGAAACGGTTCCTTCGGCGGGAGCGGTACGGGATGGGGAAAGGGGCAGAAACCGTGGTTGTGCGTCAGAAACTGCGTCAAAAACTGGAGAGTCAGAAGCATGTGCCAGAGGTTGCAGAGGCCAGAGTGGGTCTGGTGGCAGAGACGTCAGTGGAACAGTGATGGCACATCCTCGCTGTATAGACAATGATGGGCCTGCAGAGAAAACGCTCAGTCCAAGCTCTTCTTTCACCCGAGGTTTGATCGTGCTCTTGACCTCCTAGGATCAGTATCCTCCCGCCAGGCCCTCAGACCCTCAGGCCGTCATGTCGTGACACTCCGAAACGACCGAGGCCGGAGGATGGATGCACCGATTACCCTCTGGAGTACGCAATAGTCCTTGCGCGGCTATTTCCGTTCTTACTCGGCGAATGAACATCTTGCGGTTCTCGTACAGCCCCATATCCCATCGCAAAAGGAAAGGACCGCAGACCGACCTGCGCACAAGGAAGTGGTCTCAAACGGAAGACAAAACCGATTGCTCCTCAAAACCAATTAAACCGAACGCGAAGCCAAAAGGAGTACTCGCAACGCGGATCGAAGTACGTCCTAACACGTACACGTGGACGGAGCATCATCGATCTCCGTCAggacgcgcgacgcgcgtTTCGTCATGGTTGTCACTCGTCTCTTCACCATTGCACAATGCCCGGACTCAACCCAAAGCAGGAAGGTGAGCTGATGTCCTGCTCGTACAGCTCTCGACAACCAGGTGGCAGGTTCCGTCCTGCATAGCACATTATATGTCACTGACACACAGACATTGACCAGTTCGTGGCTATCACGCAGGCGTCGGAgtcggaggcggcgcggttCCTCGGAGACGGGGTTACGCTTCAGGTGAGTGTCGCTGGATCGCTGTGACTCTCGTCGTTAGCTTCGATC
Above is a genomic segment from Cutaneotrichosporon cavernicola HIS019 DNA, chromosome: 1 containing:
- the SSK2 gene encoding uncharacterized protein (Protein tyrosine kinase); this encodes MERSSPLSPLPADELAAKARRKKVRVFAQDSSSSDDAPLPEALPSDDSHSGHMRSSSYSGPAQVTRMPSSGSKLARASTFRTTPAPVAGPSNFGRKRSDSKHQRSSSMRLNWPREVGGFWRFDEDDNLNRGFDRGSDDDDDDSVDGSRPTKITDAVRRVAHSDDGKGLILATPPPDAAGPQTDEGKDRLEWQSMLASVLGGDILRGESSRIGVERPSNETYRKALGDSLWWQLRARLRNRTEEEERRRVEQRRSRVVDVVLEEIENFTVRKDSNVSALDQVAYILQKLSVAESLYPHQHAFRTDKPLYDSEAFQQRIDALSAWYSVVTQLQAQLAILQKWTGTEDLDITRPNTTKEKALVGNSTFHPLDAKARAHANNLAADDSTFVDRVLKEDSLRRTFEKRIFLDLLAITQNAKQTVIAHSPWLSELQLPDFQYELLRIISFPGRLITEALETRLRAAERLTEPNDMVVDDMCNSFRSSVSLCIIIRRQYEEIVAPDHDKRWSIPDSFPKEYRHAVLQCIKMFFKLLHWKLRNGNKAVYFRDTDVLEDEWEFLYDAAEAIEGVDLVIAESLCSLTHKLMTRVIGYFEEQLRIPVRLEDWPAVQAEIKAKEEAERARRRALGKENDKEEKKDKRRPMNTEEMVAWFAKILDAIKMRYRKLQRFARRLTHRFDNSAEYTFEDEDTDLLIERLYESGHFLVYTHAYEEQGTYVFADGSLWDRHSDVEQLLFRAFALNLSGEAYGRSLEPINGLLTDAEDEDEDEDDARYLLLVSPRQSFAWTGAVMTIEVSGSVDFRLEDSRIRLIADGPMARLNHCKMYFARSFIDPESEAPPSFEPSCIVEAQAHLPKVKRELKRIARAAHRLSEWIIESAAHVKGALNGGASTQDLIENWYLFASDHGHRVAVHMDSQAWARFSRLLMRLAISWVSFICDNCDPTDRKTFRWTVNALEYAMLMTRGNNILHLNKGEFALLRSKVANCMTLLISHFDILGARSSIEAKKEAERLEALRRMAHMYDLNDEDGYLLPRTPSPSSGNRVQAKIDRSLRLVREDRLAMINELDTRLALLSGDQHLVGRVLDEEVSEDRALVFLAASSSNISLRWQQGGYIGGGANGSVYLGFNLDSGGIMAVKEIRVQDITNSPALYKQIKDEADVMQMLKHPNIVDYYGIEVHRDRVYIFEEYCPGGSLANILEHGRIEDEEVTSVYAFQMLLGLEYLHSRGVEHRDVKPDNILLGANQVLKYVDFGAAKVIIKGNRTMAKTRALNRGGPAGERPAVMNSLAGTPMYLAPEVIKGGTGRLGASDIWAMGCCILEMVTGRKPWSNLDNEWAIMFHIGIATQHPPLPEPGQMSPEGIDFIQQCLALDPMKRPTADELFNHKWLGALKNLRDQQMALGNSPTVSTMPSHFSSLSYDSPTDFRLFGPDSPSPSITFDHPPIHLPPLVHATTADSGVTPTPAPSTPAVTPLLPTWAGGQGMLDSAPAGYEAMTATSPACESVATVSTPSVTEPPGVMPDMATATELGGAASHVPVTSGLPVQSMVSGSEPTAFAGLPASSACESPDVNFAAHEE
- the PAB1 gene encoding uncharacterized protein (Binds the poly(A) tail of mRNA); this translates as MSSDTASTAPAAAAPPSPTPAAAPAPAAAGSGPVQPAPTSTTGQQQPGSSASLYVGELDPSVTEAMLFEIFNMIGHVASIRVCRDAVTRRSLGYAYVNYINAADGERALEHLNYSLIKNRPCRIMWSQRDPALRKTGQGNIFIKNLDDKIDNKALHDTFAAFGNILSCKVATDENANSRGFAFVHYETGEAAEAAIKSVNGMLLNDKKVYVGHHVSKKERQSKVEEQRAKFTNVFIKNLDPEIDQNGLDDLFKPFGEIVSAALGKDDDGKGKGFAFVNYVSHEAAKAAVDELNDKDINGRKLYVGRAQKRAERDEELRRLHDERRQENESKTAGVNLYVKNMDDEWDDDRLRQEFDFAGTITSAKVMRDDKAVSRGFGFVCFSSPDEATRAVQEMNGKMIGTKPLYVSLAQKKEVRRQALESQMQQRNAQRLQYAAANGLGGPQGYMQTPMYGYPPMGPYGNPMMPVRGVVGGYPGAPPMMGARPGARYPSGQPGAPVPMGYMPPNAQGAYPGMPPNYPVRPAGNARPPTAPAAARPGSSPVGAQQGLPRGQVPAARPQAEGAAPQPRLNAQALARASPIEQKQMLGEAIYPLIHDSQPELAGKITGMLLEMDNAELLHLVESPAALTEKVDEALRVLEDWGKDGKEGDVEGEVEEKEVEAEGEKGDEEKKE